In one uncultured Methanoregula sp. genomic region, the following are encoded:
- a CDS encoding PAS domain S-box protein yields MNFRRFFHNGDPVHFNRILAIVLLTVVILGVNLFGILYGLTAVLTHLLYLPTILASYWYPRRGLLFSAGIAVLYGILVILFVPMDTMVGIVTITRMAIIMLVGCIVALLSMNLAESEQKLQDIIEFLPDAVFAINREGKVIAWNRAVEEMTGKQKAEMLGRSNFEYSLAFYGERRPMLAGLILKNESDLLGKYPTVHRESSRFVSEAFLPNFNSGRGAHLRFSATALMDPNGNVTGAIESVRDITEQVMTKSALENTGNRLNTLAGIIRHDMSKKLAVIYGELQFGVMKFRDPDVISFIASLKESVNGIKRQIDISREFRDIGTTPPAWIAVQDAIEPAIRRLDFGKVIFHVWTERLSIFSDPHLPAVFYHLLHNSTKESTGATRIIITYHIRDNGCAIIIEDNGTGIPDAEKGTLFVQREDSYGRGLFLATEIVSITGITLRETGVPGNGARFEILVPPEGYRVEGMEQ; encoded by the coding sequence ATGAATTTCCGCAGATTCTTCCACAATGGTGATCCGGTTCATTTCAATCGCATTCTGGCCATTGTCCTGCTGACGGTGGTTATTCTCGGGGTTAACCTGTTCGGGATACTTTACGGGCTTACCGCAGTTCTCACCCACCTGCTCTACCTTCCGACCATTCTTGCCTCGTACTGGTATCCCCGCCGCGGTCTTCTCTTCTCCGCGGGAATTGCCGTTCTTTACGGAATCCTGGTCATCCTATTTGTACCGATGGATACTATGGTTGGTATTGTTACCATCACGCGGATGGCAATTATTATGCTGGTTGGCTGTATTGTTGCCCTTCTCTCCATGAATCTTGCTGAATCCGAACAAAAGCTCCAGGACATCATAGAGTTCCTTCCCGATGCGGTCTTTGCTATCAACCGGGAGGGGAAGGTGATCGCATGGAACCGGGCTGTCGAGGAGATGACCGGAAAACAAAAAGCCGAAATGCTGGGCAGGTCCAATTTTGAGTATTCTCTCGCATTCTATGGAGAACGTCGCCCGATGCTCGCCGGGCTGATCCTTAAAAACGAGAGCGACCTTTTAGGGAAATATCCTACCGTTCACCGGGAATCCAGCCGGTTCGTCTCGGAAGCATTCCTCCCGAATTTTAACAGCGGACGGGGAGCTCACCTGAGGTTTTCTGCCACTGCACTTATGGATCCAAACGGGAATGTCACCGGTGCCATCGAGTCCGTCCGTGATATTACGGAGCAGGTAATGACGAAATCCGCGCTCGAGAACACCGGCAACCGGCTTAATACCCTTGCCGGTATTATCCGGCATGATATGTCAAAGAAACTTGCTGTCATCTACGGCGAGCTTCAGTTTGGTGTCATGAAATTCCGGGATCCTGACGTCATCTCGTTTATTGCCAGCCTCAAAGAATCTGTCAATGGCATCAAACGCCAGATCGATATCTCGCGCGAGTTCCGAGATATCGGGACTACTCCGCCAGCCTGGATTGCCGTGCAGGACGCCATTGAACCCGCAATCCGGCGCCTTGATTTCGGCAAGGTGATATTTCACGTATGGACCGAACGCCTTTCTATCTTCTCCGATCCTCACCTCCCCGCCGTCTTCTACCATCTCCTGCATAATTCCACGAAGGAGTCAACGGGTGCAACACGGATCATTATCACATATCATATCCGGGATAATGGCTGTGCGATCATTATCGAGGATAACGGGACTGGTATCCCGGATGCAGAGAAAGGCACCCTCTTTGTCCAGCGGGAAGACAGTTATGGGAGGGGACTCTTCCTTGCCACCGAGATCGTTTCCATTACCGGTATAACCCTCCGCGAGACTGGCGTTCCCGGGAATGGCGCACGGTTTGAAATTCTCGTACCCCCGGAGGGATACCGCGTGGAGGGAATGGAGCAATGA
- a CDS encoding GNAT family N-acetyltransferase: MTGKDPRPPVAIPTLPAEEEYILPFTREIRVNEFPLADNVWLDYHDTNGDPATDRIFAVFSDGEIRSVARCRRHRDGLEVDGIFTPEAYRGKGYSRMAVGALVEACHNDDLYMYAVRHLVGFYAGFGFEPIRETELPAIIRERYTWAAGNLEGAEVQPMRRKAGFR, translated from the coding sequence ATGACCGGCAAGGATCCCCGGCCCCCTGTGGCCATACCTACCTTACCTGCCGAAGAAGAATATATCCTGCCGTTTACCCGTGAAATCCGGGTCAATGAGTTTCCTCTTGCTGACAATGTCTGGCTTGATTACCACGACACGAACGGTGATCCTGCCACGGACCGTATATTTGCAGTATTCTCTGACGGAGAGATACGTTCCGTTGCCCGTTGCCGGCGCCATCGCGACGGGCTTGAGGTGGACGGGATCTTCACTCCCGAGGCTTACCGTGGGAAAGGCTATTCCCGGATGGCCGTAGGGGCGCTTGTTGAAGCCTGCCACAACGACGATCTCTACATGTATGCGGTGCGTCACCTTGTAGGATTTTATGCCGGGTTCGGGTTTGAACCGATCAGGGAGACGGAGCTTCCTGCCATTATACGTGAGCGGTACACCTGGGCTGCGGGAAATCTCGAAGGAGCCGAGGTCCAGCCCATGCGCCGGAAAGCAGGGTTCAGATAA